In a single window of the Malaciobacter mytili LMG 24559 genome:
- a CDS encoding YopX family protein: MFENLPKFKTILKREKCLRKVKAIDYMNLKVCVEISSCFEWHIPKYIFESTYYKDKEENEIYEGDIIDWGKHSRGIVMKEKGQWVISNSNGFFPLHGYCNDGKIVGNKILNKDMLKHPNLIYFKIA, encoded by the coding sequence ATGTTTGAAAATTTACCTAAATTTAAAACTATTCTAAAAAGAGAAAAGTGCTTGAGAAAAGTAAAAGCAATTGATTATATGAATTTAAAAGTTTGTGTAGAAATTTCTTCTTGTTTTGAATGGCATATTCCAAAATATATCTTTGAGTCAACATACTATAAAGATAAAGAAGAAAATGAAATATATGAAGGAGATATAATTGATTGGGGAAAACATTCAAGAGGAATAGTTATGAAAGAAAAAGGACAATGGGTTATATCAAATAGTAATGGTTTTTTTCCTTTACATGGATATTGTAATGATGGAAAAATTGTAGGAAATAAAATATTAAATAAAGATATGTTAAAACATCCAAATTTAATATATTTTAAAATTGCGTAG
- a CDS encoding DNA cytosine methyltransferase, with product MCNIPNIITKQLKLQPSQNGKKLVISTNWLPLFGFEYGVKIVEELIGPGKGLLIRLANENDSKIKKVYQREYKTRKNNPLETLLDIRSQKLINQAFPEETKNVHITFKKGLIEIKPIANKVYGVIQKFKKLKNPLTATLACSSGIDGFSLQENKFQIDTLIEYRPHEKRDKKDLSETGALNALDNLNINTLINEDIMTLDLDRIEKLTNISKNTLYHVSLQCDDFSNVKASSLKNKSLDEGSSTLDMVFDALTFANKFLPPTILIENVKGFKNSDAGKILVSRLKRLGYEIKHEIFDSRDFGGLTSRVRYYLIATLLPFDYNLPKVTFRNTNEIWDTYIEPYIVSGEAREVTFSKSLQDGLKTNRIRLIKRDSLYSPTFLKSQDRMAKDSVVIQDEKRENKLFFPSNEMMARLMSIPNEFTFKTCSKTIESEIIGQSIDYLLHNVLIKSIKDYLLFAHAKLNNRLF from the coding sequence ATGTGTAATATTCCTAATATAATTACAAAACAGTTAAAATTACAACCTTCGCAAAATGGCAAAAAATTAGTTATTTCAACAAATTGGTTACCTTTATTTGGCTTCGAGTATGGAGTTAAAATTGTTGAAGAATTAATAGGTCCTGGTAAAGGTTTATTAATAAGACTTGCAAATGAAAATGATAGTAAAATTAAAAAAGTTTATCAAAGAGAGTATAAAACAAGGAAAAATAATCCTTTAGAAACTTTACTTGATATAAGAAGTCAAAAGTTAATAAATCAAGCCTTCCCTGAAGAAACAAAAAATGTCCATATTACTTTTAAAAAAGGATTAATTGAAATTAAACCTATTGCAAATAAAGTATATGGTGTTATTCAAAAGTTTAAGAAATTAAAAAATCCTCTAACTGCTACTCTTGCTTGTAGTTCTGGTATTGATGGTTTTTCACTACAAGAGAATAAATTTCAAATAGATACATTAATTGAGTATAGACCTCATGAAAAAAGAGATAAAAAAGATTTAAGTGAAACTGGAGCATTAAATGCTTTAGACAATTTAAATATAAATACTTTAATAAATGAAGATATTATGACTTTAGACCTTGATAGAATAGAAAAATTAACAAATATTAGTAAAAACACACTTTATCATGTATCGTTACAATGTGATGATTTTTCGAATGTTAAAGCTTCTTCTTTAAAAAATAAATCATTAGATGAAGGAAGTTCAACATTAGATATGGTATTTGATGCATTAACTTTTGCTAATAAATTTTTACCTCCAACAATATTAATAGAAAATGTAAAAGGATTTAAGAATTCAGATGCAGGAAAAATTCTTGTGTCAAGATTAAAAAGATTAGGTTATGAAATAAAACATGAAATATTTGATAGTAGAGATTTTGGTGGACTTACATCAAGAGTTAGATACTATTTAATAGCTACATTGTTGCCATTTGATTATAATTTGCCAAAAGTAACTTTTAGAAATACTAATGAAATTTGGGATACATATATTGAACCTTATATTGTATCAGGTGAAGCAAGAGAAGTAACATTTAGTAAATCTTTACAGGATGGATTAAAGACAAATAGAATTAGACTTATTAAAAGAGATTCTTTATATAGTCCTACTTTTCTAAAATCACAAGATAGAATGGCTAAAGATTCAGTGGTTATACAAGATGAGAAAAGAGAAAATAAACTTTTTTTTCCTTCAAATGAAATGATGGCTAGATTAATGTCTATACCAAATGAATTTACTTTTAAAACTTGTAGCAAAACTATAGAGTCAGAAATAATAGGGCAATCAATTGATTATTTACTTCATAATGTTCTCATAAAATCAATTAAAGATTATTTACTTTTTGCACATGCAAAATTAAATAATAGATTATTTTAA
- a CDS encoding DNA cytosine methyltransferase, which translates to MSANNLIKTYSSKIGDKDGTKRVWIESQKIHETLMAEHLKYEPEYDFENKKIILRPGFTHSIIVRQKNNMPVIDIVNRNINKIFDGYNHIVIKLYNDEIIIEPLKEETEQKRAKEKSNNKTPTMIEIFAGGGTLVKSLKDAGIKPIAAIELEDKYLQNTELNNPNIITYCGDLAKLDISLLPDADIISAGIPCEGYSQAQTKAEKFEAHPTGSLGFYVLKIIDAIRPAVVLIEEVPNFKNSAIATMARYVLTSMGYNISETELIGSDYGSLTKRKRYCMVASIKKGFKFLDSYKIECNKTVKDILEIPIDDREWHSIHNSRLASFYLKKEAEHIAKGNGFRIARTSINDNITATITKGHYLQRITEPILVHPEDSNCFSIFTPREIARINSLPDDFKLPEAKTTSGEIIGQGVCYNAFNAVGKMIVQHFNSIEYDEEKEKLLAFKEKINTTNVDYTNDQISCFFNGTLF; encoded by the coding sequence ATGAGTGCAAATAACTTAATAAAAACTTATTCTTCAAAAATTGGTGATAAAGACGGTACAAAAAGAGTTTGGATTGAATCACAAAAAATTCATGAAACATTAATGGCTGAACATTTAAAGTATGAACCAGAGTATGATTTTGAAAATAAAAAAATTATACTTAGACCAGGTTTTACACATTCAATTATAGTAAGACAAAAAAATAATATGCCTGTAATTGATATTGTTAATAGGAATATTAATAAAATTTTTGATGGTTATAATCATATTGTTATAAAATTATATAATGATGAAATCATTATTGAACCATTAAAAGAAGAAACAGAACAAAAAAGAGCAAAAGAAAAATCAAACAATAAAACTCCAACAATGATTGAAATATTTGCAGGTGGTGGAACTTTAGTTAAATCTTTAAAAGATGCAGGTATAAAACCAATTGCAGCAATTGAGCTTGAAGATAAATATCTTCAAAATACAGAGTTAAATAATCCAAATATTATTACTTATTGTGGAGATTTAGCAAAATTAGATATTTCATTATTGCCTGATGCAGATATTATAAGTGCAGGAATTCCTTGTGAAGGTTATAGTCAAGCACAAACTAAAGCAGAAAAGTTTGAAGCTCATCCTACGGGTTCATTAGGTTTTTATGTGTTGAAAATTATAGATGCTATAAGACCTGCAGTTGTATTGATAGAAGAGGTACCAAATTTTAAAAATTCAGCGATAGCTACAATGGCAAGATATGTTCTTACTTCAATGGGATACAATATTTCAGAAACAGAATTGATTGGTTCTGATTATGGTTCTCTTACAAAAAGAAAAAGATATTGTATGGTTGCTTCAATTAAAAAAGGTTTCAAATTTCTTGATTCTTACAAAATAGAGTGTAATAAAACAGTTAAGGATATCTTAGAAATTCCTATTGATGATAGAGAATGGCATTCAATACATAATTCAAGGCTTGCAAGTTTTTATTTAAAAAAAGAAGCAGAACATATTGCAAAAGGTAATGGATTTAGAATAGCTAGAACATCAATTAATGATAATATTACTGCTACTATAACAAAAGGTCATTATTTGCAAAGAATAACTGAACCAATACTGGTTCATCCTGAAGATTCAAATTGTTTTTCTATTTTTACACCTAGAGAAATTGCAAGAATTAATAGTCTTCCTGATGATTTTAAATTGCCTGAAGCAAAGACTACAAGTGGAGAAATTATAGGTCAAGGTGTTTGCTATAATGCTTTTAATGCAGTAGGTAAAATGATTGTTCAACACTTTAATAGTATTGAATATGATGAAGAAAAAGAGAAACTATTAGCTTTTAAAGAAAAAATAAATACAACTAATGTTGATTATACAAATGATCAAATTAGTTGCTTTTTTAATGGAACACTTTTTTAA
- a CDS encoding DUF6094 domain-containing protein: protein MARLESDLKKGYYPTSTLTVKKIFDKFLIFNTEKKTIALDSCAGEGDVIEYISNNYNCKSYAVELDIVRAQKAMTKNIYKVLNQDAIFEIKKSNWFAGLNFLNPPYGINSMKKRLELAFLQSWGTATIKNGVLILVINPSSFDEEFVRVIHRQGYKLIASVYDDTNDDYKNYKQFFLILQRIGSSYRDPLSKLMSAYNDKRNINDIKDDEINKINVATGVEPNTFIEIEIPRWKMKRILEKSTLYDDFIKDINSQTFLKEAIEHPNEGQAALLIASGIIEDIIEVNIDGQLEKIITKGTVYKYQKTSDVCNNDGKIDKVKEVDAYKTEIYALSLTKGDYIKCT from the coding sequence ATGGCTAGATTGGAAAGTGATTTAAAGAAAGGATATTATCCTACAAGTACATTAACTGTAAAAAAGATATTTGATAAATTCTTAATCTTTAATACAGAAAAAAAGACAATAGCATTAGATAGTTGTGCAGGTGAGGGTGATGTTATAGAATATATTTCAAATAACTATAACTGTAAATCATATGCAGTAGAACTTGATATTGTAAGAGCACAAAAAGCAATGACTAAAAATATCTATAAGGTTTTAAATCAAGATGCAATTTTTGAGATTAAAAAAAGTAATTGGTTTGCAGGTTTAAATTTTTTAAATCCTCCTTATGGAATTAATAGTATGAAAAAAAGACTTGAACTTGCATTTCTTCAATCTTGGGGAACTGCTACTATAAAAAATGGTGTATTAATTCTAGTAATAAATCCATCATCTTTTGATGAAGAATTTGTTAGAGTAATTCATCGGCAAGGATATAAATTAATTGCTTCTGTATATGATGATACAAATGATGATTATAAAAATTATAAACAATTTTTCTTAATCTTACAAAGAATAGGAAGTTCTTATAGAGATCCTTTAAGCAAATTAATGAGTGCTTATAATGATAAAAGAAATATCAATGATATAAAAGATGATGAGATTAATAAAATAAATGTTGCAACAGGTGTTGAACCGAATACTTTTATTGAAATTGAAATTCCTAGATGGAAAATGAAAAGAATACTTGAAAAATCAACATTATATGATGATTTTATAAAAGATATTAATTCACAAACATTTTTGAAGGAAGCAATTGAACATCCAAATGAAGGTCAAGCAGCTCTATTAATTGCATCAGGTATCATTGAAGATATCATTGAGGTTAATATAGATGGACAATTAGAAAAAATTATTACAAAAGGAACTGTTTATAAATATCAAAAAACAAGTGATGTTTGTAATAATGATGGAAAAATAGATAAAGTTAAAGAAGTAGATGCATATAAGACAGAAATATACGCATTAAGTCTTACAAAAGGTGATTATATAAAATGTACATAA
- a CDS encoding class I SAM-dependent methyltransferase, which translates to MNLKEILQNSIIIDEELFEVSIKIELKREYYLTLKAYLKLIGGKYNSSGKKFCFLTNPKPFINNYIETEIMPKKNPTAFFPTPKNLVDDMFRIANFDYFDDEFQKNLKILEPSAGVGGISDSIRKITPYSTLDIVEILDINQEVLKKKGYDPICMDFMEYNKDYIIKYDYIFMNPPYQGTTYIKHIKHAFKMLKDNGTLCAIIPSSFISNKDKLSNWMYEKATQLGNIYHNQEGSFKEQGTNVETCIVHLDKSTIKWKLNEYQECKNFFTWQVWISLYTNSNFYSYLEKLKYSDDIKEHIKTKILKELDNYKKEYSYFSYEFIDDYVEKMFEYWCYINDREELLKDNTEVVKDISVISELDRNKQMFKQMAKCIYEAIEDNTFNGKKITYKTSSKKYNTSTSYFGSQSCFEADEAYNNNEYNGYMISAKRKNNMSDFVGIEITQRMYTQNAPFELVKNSEVLITKETLDEILFSANNDVIKLANLLKDYYDNNNKLNKYLKINENNNALDIKSIYNIEQLNTFASGLLF; encoded by the coding sequence ATGAATTTAAAAGAAATACTACAAAATAGTATTATTATAGATGAAGAATTATTTGAAGTATCAATAAAAATTGAACTTAAAAGAGAATATTATCTAACACTTAAAGCATATTTAAAATTGATAGGTGGAAAATATAATTCTAGTGGAAAGAAATTTTGTTTTTTAACTAATCCAAAACCATTTATTAATAATTATATTGAAACTGAGATAATGCCTAAAAAAAACCCTACTGCATTTTTCCCAACACCAAAAAACTTAGTTGATGATATGTTTAGAATTGCAAATTTTGATTATTTTGATGATGAATTTCAAAAAAATCTAAAAATACTTGAACCAAGTGCTGGAGTAGGGGGAATAAGTGATAGTATTAGAAAAATTACACCATATTCAACACTTGATATAGTTGAAATTTTAGATATAAATCAAGAGGTATTAAAGAAAAAGGGTTATGATCCAATTTGTATGGATTTTATGGAATATAATAAAGATTATATTATCAAATATGATTATATATTTATGAATCCTCCTTATCAAGGTACAACATATATAAAACATATTAAACATGCTTTCAAAATGTTAAAAGATAATGGAACTTTATGTGCAATTATTCCATCAAGTTTTATTTCAAACAAAGATAAACTTTCAAATTGGATGTATGAAAAAGCTACTCAATTAGGAAATATTTATCATAATCAAGAAGGTTCATTTAAAGAGCAAGGCACAAATGTAGAAACTTGCATAGTACATTTAGATAAATCTACTATTAAATGGAAATTAAATGAGTATCAAGAGTGTAAAAACTTTTTTACATGGCAAGTATGGATATCACTATATACAAATAGCAATTTTTACAGTTACTTAGAAAAACTAAAGTATAGTGATGATATTAAAGAACATATCAAAACGAAAATACTTAAAGAACTAGATAACTACAAAAAAGAATATAGCTATTTTTCATATGAATTTATTGATGATTATGTTGAAAAAATGTTTGAATATTGGTGTTATATAAATGATAGAGAAGAACTACTTAAAGATAATACAGAAGTAGTAAAAGATATTTCCGTAATATCTGAACTTGATAGAAATAAGCAAATGTTTAAGCAAATGGCTAAGTGTATATATGAGGCAATAGAAGATAATACTTTCAATGGTAAAAAAATTACTTATAAAACAAGTAGTAAGAAATACAATACAAGTACTTCATATTTTGGTTCTCAATCTTGTTTCGAAGCTGATGAAGCTTATAATAATAATGAATATAATGGTTATATGATTTCAGCAAAAAGAAAAAATAATATGAGTGATTTTGTTGGAATTGAAATAACCCAAAGAATGTATACACAAAATGCACCTTTTGAATTAGTAAAAAATTCAGAAGTTCTTATAACAAAAGAAACATTAGATGAGATTCTATTTAGTGCAAATAATGATGTTATTAAACTTGCTAACTTACTTAAAGATTATTATGACAATAATAATAAGCTAAACAAATATTTAAAAATAAATGAAAATAATAATGCATTAGATATTAAAAGTATATATAACATTGAACAATTAAATACTTTTGCATCTGGCTTACTATTTTAA
- a CDS encoding DEAD/DEAH box helicase family protein, with protein sequence MRTISIENIIKDNIEVFNKKLGDVLKPRFDIYNPKKYDAIISRILDSERKSFPMQAQKIAAIADELNRKKQKAVILSAEMGSGKTDMASKIAVTIAKNKRVNFIMCPPHLVDKWESELRKTETSYDKFKIIKVSKWEELIPYTNRDMRKEKVRYFFIVSREGAKLGYKKEMVFNLKKKIIYSEELIDGEKELVKKSIFSLRCPDCSTEISELTNFDFSKIENFPVNEQKQIIKENLSNDFPRKCPHCNTILRQISSEYQKKDNRIRLSIAEYVKRTWTKGKIELLIIDEIHEYKSSNSGQGNAMAQLASVSKKILGLTGTLLNGYASSLFYILFRINPYLMSNKLGYSYKDVRMFIEHFGAFEKQFTAEEVKEGKVTKKGKQINIKEKPKISPNLLTVLLDMVVFLRLDEIKMEEGEGLPPYNEEVLLVEKDEKIFEKTDSYIDVLAGKVKKNPKLLGNLANDSIGIYDMPFNEFNAQNEVIYNPEISREEFGLLNKEKALIKLVEQEFNLNRKVLVYVYFSNKSIAQDLIKILQNKFPNKKILFLPPSVSANKREEWIKNNPCDLLLANPELVKTGLDLLDFTTIIFYESTYNIFTLRQASRRSWRLGQKENIKVIFMAYKSTPQHLALDLISSKVNAASSLEGRLSGDDDLSAMADDDSIQSALAKSILKGYIAKDNINMESFENFGSNREWNPFEKYYLDRKNKHLTCEILSNNDKEIRNNNNNNVLEKTLIIENEIVNNHNDTNTYKYVYYEKVKGKKEFKRMEIDIDDRDTLNSIGSIQLALF encoded by the coding sequence ATGCGAACAATAAGCATAGAAAATATTATTAAAGACAATATTGAAGTTTTTAATAAAAAACTAGGTGATGTACTTAAACCTAGATTTGATATATACAATCCTAAAAAATATGATGCAATAATTAGTAGGATTTTAGATTCAGAAAGAAAATCTTTTCCAATGCAGGCACAAAAAATAGCAGCTATTGCAGATGAATTGAATAGAAAAAAACAAAAAGCTGTTATTCTAAGTGCAGAAATGGGTTCTGGGAAAACAGATATGGCTTCAAAAATTGCTGTTACGATAGCAAAAAATAAAAGAGTTAATTTTATTATGTGCCCTCCTCATTTAGTTGATAAATGGGAAAGTGAATTAAGGAAAACAGAAACAAGTTATGATAAGTTTAAAATTATAAAAGTTTCAAAATGGGAAGAACTAATTCCTTATACAAATAGAGATATGAGAAAAGAAAAGGTTAGATACTTTTTTATTGTATCAAGAGAAGGGGCAAAACTTGGATATAAGAAAGAGATGGTATTTAATCTAAAAAAGAAAATAATTTATTCAGAAGAATTAATTGATGGGGAAAAAGAGTTAGTAAAAAAGTCAATCTTTTCATTAAGATGCCCTGATTGTTCAACAGAAATATCTGAACTAACAAATTTTGATTTTTCTAAAATTGAAAATTTTCCAGTTAATGAACAAAAACAAATAATAAAAGAAAATTTAAGTAATGATTTCCCTAGAAAATGTCCTCATTGTAATACTATACTAAGACAAATAAGTTCAGAATATCAAAAAAAAGATAATAGAATTAGGCTTAGTATTGCAGAGTATGTAAAAAGAACTTGGACAAAAGGTAAAATTGAATTATTAATCATTGATGAAATTCATGAATATAAAAGTTCAAATTCTGGACAAGGTAATGCAATGGCACAACTTGCTTCAGTAAGTAAAAAAATTCTCGGTTTAACGGGAACATTACTCAATGGATATGCTTCTAGTTTATTTTATATATTATTTAGAATAAATCCTTATTTAATGAGTAATAAATTAGGTTATTCATATAAAGATGTCAGAATGTTTATCGAACATTTTGGAGCTTTTGAAAAACAATTTACTGCAGAAGAAGTAAAAGAAGGGAAAGTTACTAAAAAAGGTAAACAAATCAATATTAAAGAAAAACCTAAGATATCGCCAAATCTATTAACTGTTTTATTAGATATGGTAGTTTTTCTAAGACTTGATGAAATTAAAATGGAGGAAGGAGAGGGATTGCCTCCATACAACGAAGAAGTCTTATTAGTAGAAAAAGATGAAAAGATTTTTGAAAAAACAGATAGTTATATTGATGTTCTAGCAGGAAAAGTAAAAAAGAATCCAAAATTACTTGGGAACTTAGCTAATGATTCAATAGGTATATATGATATGCCTTTTAATGAATTTAATGCACAAAATGAGGTTATTTATAATCCTGAAATTTCAAGAGAAGAATTTGGACTATTAAATAAAGAAAAAGCACTGATAAAGTTAGTAGAACAAGAGTTTAACTTAAATAGAAAAGTTCTTGTATATGTCTACTTTTCTAATAAATCTATTGCACAAGACTTAATAAAAATACTTCAAAATAAATTTCCAAATAAAAAGATTTTATTTTTGCCACCATCTGTTAGTGCTAATAAAAGAGAAGAATGGATTAAAAACAATCCTTGTGATCTTTTACTTGCAAATCCTGAATTGGTAAAAACTGGATTGGATTTATTAGATTTTACTACTATCATTTTTTACGAAAGTACTTACAATATATTTACTTTAAGACAAGCTAGTAGAAGAAGTTGGAGATTAGGGCAAAAAGAAAATATCAAAGTTATCTTTATGGCTTATAAAAGTACACCACAACATTTAGCATTAGACTTAATAAGTTCTAAAGTAAATGCTGCAAGTTCTTTGGAAGGTAGATTAAGTGGTGATGATGATTTAAGTGCTATGGCTGATGATGACTCAATTCAATCAGCACTTGCAAAATCAATTTTAAAAGGTTATATAGCAAAAGATAATATAAATATGGAATCCTTTGAAAACTTTGGTTCAAATAGGGAATGGAACCCATTTGAAAAATATTATCTTGATAGAAAAAATAAACATTTAACTTGTGAAATACTATCAAACAATGATAAAGAAATAAGAAACAACAACAATAATAATGTTTTAGAAAAAACATTAATTATTGAAAATGAGATTGTAAATAATCATAATGATACAAATACTTATAAATATGTATATTATGAAAAAGTAAAAGGTAAAAAAGAATTTAAAAGAATGGAAATTGATATTGATGATAGAGATACATTAAATAGTATTGGTTCAATTCAATTAGCACTTTTTTAA